In the Salinirubrum litoreum genome, one interval contains:
- a CDS encoding PQQ-binding-like beta-propeller repeat protein yields MQSLQRRDVLALLATGTVAGLAGCSSSCPDSDDPDPDASVRRPSDPAGFDSVPAGDWPAPRYDPGNAGYTPEGAIPTDSVAVRWQATPPTAPVNEVFYEASSPVVAGGRVFVSTGAGVTALDLRDGTQVWTTDAVSPASVPPTHGYDEEIAPPVVGGDTVFVAGRSELVALALADGTERWRYAADAPVGIPVVVDGTVVLDTDRETVALDASDGTERWTATVGGGRSLPAVGDGVVVLQAQGLAGERTLATAALDLADGTERWRTGAVADFYPVVVDGNAYLGSYDGLACYALDDGTRRWLIDRGSGRGLSSPVVTPDTLYLAERPGESGDAAFAFDRTDGKPTPRWCSALGDATVPAGTDDHVLVLEGSAGIDDVAPSLVAFTAGFGDALWGLGGRSRVLPPAILDGAVVLTDEDGRVLALGGGFDG; encoded by the coding sequence CTCCAGAGACGCGACGTGCTCGCGCTCCTCGCGACCGGCACGGTCGCCGGACTCGCGGGCTGTTCCTCCTCCTGCCCGGATTCGGACGACCCCGACCCGGACGCCTCGGTCCGCCGACCGAGCGACCCCGCAGGCTTCGACTCGGTTCCGGCCGGCGACTGGCCCGCCCCGCGCTACGACCCCGGCAACGCGGGCTACACGCCCGAAGGCGCGATTCCGACCGACTCGGTCGCGGTCCGGTGGCAGGCGACCCCACCGACCGCACCCGTGAACGAGGTCTTCTACGAGGCGAGTTCGCCGGTCGTCGCCGGCGGCCGCGTGTTCGTCTCGACCGGCGCGGGCGTCACCGCACTCGACCTCCGGGACGGCACGCAGGTCTGGACGACCGACGCCGTCTCGCCGGCGTCCGTCCCGCCGACCCACGGCTACGACGAGGAGATAGCTCCCCCGGTCGTCGGCGGCGACACCGTCTTCGTCGCCGGCCGGAGCGAACTCGTCGCCCTCGCGCTCGCCGACGGCACCGAACGCTGGCGCTACGCGGCGGACGCGCCGGTCGGCATCCCCGTCGTCGTCGACGGGACCGTCGTCCTCGACACGGACCGGGAGACGGTCGCTCTCGACGCGAGCGACGGCACCGAACGGTGGACCGCCACGGTCGGCGGCGGACGCTCGCTCCCGGCCGTCGGCGACGGCGTGGTGGTCCTGCAGGCACAGGGGCTGGCCGGCGAGCGGACGCTCGCCACCGCGGCACTCGACCTCGCAGACGGCACGGAACGCTGGCGAACCGGGGCCGTCGCCGACTTCTACCCGGTCGTCGTCGACGGGAACGCCTACCTCGGGAGCTACGACGGCCTCGCCTGCTACGCACTCGACGACGGCACGCGACGCTGGCTGATCGACCGCGGAAGCGGGCGCGGTCTCTCGTCGCCGGTCGTCACGCCCGACACGCTCTACCTCGCGGAACGACCGGGCGAGTCCGGCGACGCCGCCTTCGCGTTCGACCGCACCGACGGGAAACCGACGCCGCGCTGGTGCTCTGCGCTCGGCGACGCGACGGTCCCGGCCGGCACCGACGACCACGTACTCGTCCTCGAAGGGTCGGCCGGCATCGACGACGTGGCACCGAGTCTCGTCGCGTTCACCGCCGGCTTCGGCGACGCGCTGTGGGGGCTCGGCGGCCGGAGCCGCGTCCTCCCGCCCGCCATCCTCGACGGGGCGGTCGTCCTGACCGACGAGGACGGGCGCGTTCTCGCGCTGGGGGGCGGTTTCGATGGCTGA